The Oryza glaberrima chromosome 9, OglaRS2, whole genome shotgun sequence genome includes a window with the following:
- the LOC127785309 gene encoding mavicyanin-like: MVAKAACLPSAAAVALLLLAAAGFAGATEYTVGDSEGWTIGPSYLAWSTKYNFTAGDTLVFSYVQRQHDVLRVSQDAFRTCDPANQTVQRWASGRDVVELAAPGSYYFICNVSGHCLGGMKFSVAVGEPLPPPSPPPPPPRAPFLAPPPPPPVGSGAAAASSTWRRRRVALMVQVSCLALIIIGMWN, from the exons ATGGTGGCCAAGGCTGCTTGTTTGCCGtcagccgccgccgtggcgctaCTTCTCCTTGCGGCGGCGGGCTTCGCCGGCGCGACGGAGTACACGGTCGGCGACTCCGAAGGCTGGACCATCGGCCCCAGCTACCTCGCCTGGTCGACGAAGTACAacttcaccgccggcgacaCTCTAG TGTTCAGCTACGTGCAGCGGCAGCACGACGTGCTCCGGGTGTCGCAGGACGCGTTCCGGACGTGCGACCCGGCGAACCAGACCGTGCAGCGGTGGGCGTCGGGGCGCGATGTCGTGGAGCTCGCCGCGCCGGGGAGCTACTACTTCATCTGCAACGTCAGCGGCCACTGCCTCGGCGGGATGAAGttctccgtcgccgtcggcgagccgctgcccccgccatcgccgccgccgcctcccccgcgtgCGCCCttcctggcgccgccgccgccgccgcccgtcggctccggcgccgctgccgcgtcgtcgacgtggcggcgacggcgggtggCGTTGATGGTGCAGGTTTCTTGCCTTGCTCTGATCATCATCGGCATGTGGAATTAG
- the LOC127785007 gene encoding uncharacterized protein LOC127785007: protein MALCAPQQLACGLFGIGGVFTAAELAVADQLVQLSCSSGGDEAAASSSSSSSSTTSSPRSVNTCAATTAAGEEIEEFTGMAAEMELDRRARKRYRLLSELYAATAPKRAAAASSSSSSRKRKRDDESPEIAVSY from the coding sequence ATGGCGTTGTGCGCGCCGCAGCAGCTGGCGTGCGGGCTGTTCGGGATCGGGGGCGTCTtcacggcggcggagctggcggTCGCCGACCAGCTCGTGCAGCTCAGCTGCAGCAGCGGaggggacgaggcggcggcgtcctcctcctcgtcgtcctcctccacgaCGTCCTCCCCGCGGTCAGTGAACACCTGCgcggcgaccacggcggcgggcgaggagatCGAGGAGTTCACCGGgatggcggcggagatggagctGGACAGGAGGGCGAGGAAGAGGTACCGTCTACTCTCCGAGCTCTACGCCGCCACGGCGCccaagcgcgccgccgccgccagcagcagcagcagcagcaggaagaggaagagggacgACGAGTCGCCGGAGATCGCCGTGTCGTACTAG
- the LOC127784168 gene encoding uncharacterized protein LOC127784168, which translates to MIVCVAVVGHQNNPLYLQSFTEADDALKLHHVVHCSLDVIDERVNNPKRNAPALNETFLGLLYPTENYKVYGYLTNTKVKFIMVTTDLDVKDADARNFFRKFHAAYVDAVSNPFHVPGTKIASRSFGARVSTIVKSFGSGTTA; encoded by the exons ATGATCGtctgcgtcgccgtcgtcggccaccAG aaCAACCCTCTGTACCTGCAGAGCTTCACGGAGGCGGACGACGCCCTCAAGCTCCACCACGTCGTGCACTGCTCCCTCGACGTCATCGACGAGCGAG TGAACAATCCTAAAAGGAATGCGCCTGCACTTAACGAGACATTTTTGGGTCTTCTATATCCGACCGAGAATTACAAAGT GTATGGCTATTTGACTAACACGAAGGTCAAATTTATCATGGTCACAACTGATCTTGATGTCAAAGATGCAGATGCCAGAAAT TTTTTCAGGAAGTTCCATGCTGCATATGTAGACGCTGTTTCGAACCCCTTTCACGTTCCAGGGACGAAGATTGCGTCAAGAAGCTTTGGTGCAAGAGTAAGCACAATTGTGAAATCCTTCGGTTCAGGGACAACTGCCTGA
- the LOC127784175 gene encoding uncharacterized protein LOC127784175, with the protein MTFAARMKELMRKYGKVAIGVHLSVSCASITGLYVAIDNNVDVDAIFRRIGISPSGGVAGDEAAETPTPSAAVPEEAPPRNRTRELVASSGGALALALMCNKALLPVRVPVTLALTPPVARFLARWKLVKT; encoded by the coding sequence ATGACGTTCGCCGCGCGCATGAAGGAGCTCATGAGGAAGTACGGCAAGGTGGCCATCGGCGTCCACCTCTCCGTCTCCTGTGCCTCCATCACCGGCCTCTACGTCGCCATCGACAACaacgtcgacgtcgacgccaTCTTCCGCAGGATCGGCATCTCCcccagcggcggcgtcgccggcgacgaggccgccgaGACCCCCaccccttccgccgccgtccccgaggaggcgccgccgcgcaaCCGGACGCGGGAGCTCGTGGCGtccagcggcggcgcgctcgccctcgccctcatGTGCAACAAGGCGCTGCTTCCCGTCAGGGTCCCCGTCACCCTCGCGCtcacgccgccggtcgccagGTTCCTCGCGCGCTGGAAGCTCGTCAAGACCTGA
- the LOC127784839 gene encoding uncharacterized protein LOC127784839, producing MAFASSLLPAPPASVAPELASFLPPQAKRGAVSLAATRRRGARIGVRAEVNESGSALAADAFAQVKHVLLPVTDRNPYLSEGTRQAAATSASLAKKYGANITVVVIDDKPKEEFPEHDTQMSSIRWHLSEGGFTEFGLMERLGEGKKPTAIIGEVADELELDLVVLSMEAIHSKHVDGNLLAEFIPCPVLLLPL from the exons ATGGCCTTCGCCAGCTCgctcctcccggcgccgccggccagcgTCGCCCCGGAgctcgcctccttcctcccgcccCAGGCCAAGAGGGGCgccgtctccctcgccgccacgcGGCGCCGGGGAGCCCGGATTGGAG TTAGAGCCGAAGTGAATGAATCTGGAAGTGCTTTGGCTGCTGACGCCTTCGCCCAAGTCAAGCATGTTCTACTTCCTGTCACCGACCGCAACCCTTACCTCTCAGAGGGCACTAGACAG GCTGCAGCAACATCCGCTTCTCTAGCAAAGAAGTATGGAGCAAACATAACTGTAGTTG TGATTGATGATAAGCCCAAGGAAGAGTTCCCAGAGCATGATACTCAGATGTCAAGCATTAGATGGCATCTCTCAGAAG GTGGATTTACGGAGTTTGGGTTGATGGAGCGCCTTGGGGAAGGGAAGAAACCGACGGCTATCATTGGAGAAGTCGCGGATGAGTTGGAGTTAGACCTGGTTGTCCTAAGCATGGAAGCAATACATTCCAAGCACGTTGATGGGAATTTGCTGGCTGAATTCATCCCGTGCCCCGTTTTACTGCTCCCGCTCTGA
- the LOC127784838 gene encoding probable 26S proteasome non-ATPase regulatory subunit 3: MPEDVEMNDSQPQPAAAPPPAASTLQHLKEIASVIEAGSLTKEVRRISRAVRLTVALRRRLAARDVAAFLAFALPHSSEAFARLSSLLPKEDGSEMDVDSAAPAAQVSIKHGLPEIEIYCYLLVLIFLIDNKKYDEAKACASASITRLKNLNRRTVDVLASRVYTYYSYVHELTSSLAEIRGTLLALHRMATLHRDELGQETLLNLLLRNYLHYNLYDQAEKLRSKAPRFEAHSNQQFCRYLFYLGKIRTIQLEYTDAKESLLQAARKAPTTARGFRVQCNKWAIIVRLLLGEIPERTVFMQKGMKAALAPYFELTNAVRVGDLELFRAVAEKFASTFSADRTRNLIVRLRHNVIRTGLRNISISYSRISLADIAKKLRLDSENPVADAESIVAKAIRDGAIDATIDHANGWMVSKETGDVYSTNEPQIAFNSRIAFCLNMHNEAVKALRFPPNSHKEKESAEKRRERLQQEEELAKHMAEEDDDDF, translated from the exons ATGCCGGAGGACGTCGAGATGAACGACTCCCAGCcccagcccgccgccgcgccaccgcccgcgGCCTCCACCTTGCAGC ATCTGAAGGAGATCGCGTCGGTGATCGAGGCCGGGTCGCTGACCAAGGAGGTTCGCCGGATCTCCCGCGCCGTGCGCCTCACCgtcgcgctccgccgccgcctcgccgcccgtgacgtcgccgccttcctcgccttCGCGCTGCCGCATTCCTCGGAGGCCTTCGCCCGCCTTTCCTCCCTCCTGCCCAAG GAAGATGGGAGTGAAATGGATGTTGATTCGGCAGCTCCAGCGGCTCAAGTGTCAATCAAGCATGGTCTCCCAGAGATTGAAATATACTGTTACTTGCTTGTGCTGATTTTCCTTATTGATAATAAGAAATATGATGAG GCTAAAGCATGTGCTTCTGCAAGCATTACTCGTTTGAAGAATCTTAACAGGAGAACAGTCGATGTTTTAGCTTCTAGGGTTTACACCTATTACTCTTATGTCCACGAACTCACCAGCAGCCTTGCTGAAATTCGTGG AACTCTTCTGGCATTGCACAGAATGGCAACTTTACATCGTGATGAGCTTGGTCAG GAAACTCTACTCAACCTGCTTCTTCGCAACTACCTGCACTACAACTTGTATGACCAAGCAGAAAAGCTTAGGTCCAAGGCACCGCGTTTTGAAGCACATTCTAATCAGCAG TTCTGCAGGTATCTGTTCTACTTGGGAAAAATTAGGACAATTCAGTTGGAGTACACTGATGCAAAGGAAAGCCTACTGCAAGCTGCTCGAAAGGCACCCACTACAGCTCGTGGGTTCCGAGTTCAGTGCAACAAGTGGGCTATCATAGTGAGATTACTTTTAGGAGAAATACCAGAGAGAACTGTTTTTATGCAGAAAGGAATGAAGGCTGCTTTGGCACCATATTTTGAGCTTACAAAT GCTGTTCGAGTTGGGGACCTTGAATTGTTCAGAGCAGTGGCAGAAAAATTTGCTAGCACTTTCAGCGCGGATAGGACGCGCAATTTGATAGTGAGGCTGCGCCACAATGTCATTCGGACTGGATTGCGCAACATAAGCATTTCATACTCACGGATCTCCCTTGCTGACATTGCCAAGAAGCTGAGGTTGGACTCAGAGAACCCTGTTGCTGATGCTGAAAGTATTGTAGCCAAAGCAATCAGGGATGGGGCAATTGATGCCACCATTGATCATGCCAATGGTTGGATGGTGTCAAAAGAGACTGGTGATGTCTACTCAACGAATGAGCCACAGATTGCTTTCAATTCAAGGATTGCATTTTGCTTGAACATGCACAACGAAGCGGTCAAAGCACTGAGGTTCCCTCCGAATTCTCACAAGGAAAAGGAGAGTGCTGAGAAGAGGCGCGAGAGGCTCCAACAGGAGGAAGAACTAGCAAAACACATGGCtgaggaggacgatgacgacTTTTAG
- the LOC127784558 gene encoding H/ACA ribonucleoprotein complex subunit GAR1 isoform X2 codes for MDRYQRVEKPREEAPIKENEIRITTQGRMRNYITYATTLLQDKGSDEVVFKAMGRAINKTVMIAELIKRRIVGLHQNTTTGSTDITDMWEPLEEGLLPLETTRHVSMITITLSKKELDTSSIGYQSPLPADKVKPLVEYENEEDAPSPAGRGRGRGGRGRGRGRGRGARGNGYMDYADGGWEDDHAPPAYAGNGYTRGRGRGFRGRGRRGGGYGAQPDYQQDGGYYDEAPVHAPPRGRGRGRGRGRGPVRGRGRGGNVNGVMHATAVGA; via the exons atggaTCGGTACCAGAGGGTGGAGAAGCCGAGGGAGGAGGCGCCCATCAAGGAGAACGAGATCCGCATCACCACGCAGGGGAGGATGCGCAACTACATCACCTACGCGACCACCTTGCTCCAG GATAAAGGTTCCGATGAAGTTGTATTCAAGGCAATGGGGAGGGCAATCAACAAAACTGTGATGATTGCAGAGCTGATCAAG AGAAGAATTGTTGGTCTCCACCAAAACACCACCACTGGATCTACTGATATCACTGATATGTGGGAGCCACTGGAGGAAGGCTTGCTCCC ACTTGAGACAACAAGGCATGTATCTATGATAACTATTACCCTTTCAAAGAAGGAGCTGGACACATCCTCCATCGG ATATCAATCTCCGTTGCCTGCTGATAAGGTTAAGCCTTTGGTTGAATACGAGAACGAAGAAG ATGCTCCCTCACCTGCTGGCCGAGGGAGAGGCCGTGGTGGTCGAGGTCGTGGAAGGGGAAGAGGCAGAGGCGCACGTG GAAATGGTTACATGGACTATGCTGATGGTGGATGGGAGGATGACCATGCTCCTCCTGCATATGCGGGCAACGGGTACACCCGTGGAAGAGGGCGTGGTTTTAGGGGCCGTGGCAGGAGAGGTGGCGGCTATGGAGCGCAACCTGATTATCAGCAAGATGGAGGATACTATGATGAGGCACCAGTTCACGCGCCGCCCCGAG GCCGTGGTCGTGGTCGAGGCCGTGGGAGAGGCCCGGTCCGAGGTAGAGGACGCGGTGGCAACGTCAATGGCGTTATGCATGCTACTGCAGTTGGCGCCTAA
- the LOC127784558 gene encoding H/ACA ribonucleoprotein complex subunit GAR1 isoform X1: protein MDRYQRVEKPREEAPIKENEIRITTQGRMRNYITYATTLLQDKGSDEVVFKAMGRAINKTVMIAELIKRRIVGLHQNTTTGSTDITDMWEPLEEGLLPLETTRHVSMITITLSKKELDTSSIGYQSPLPADKVKPLVEYENEEDAPSPAGRGRGRGGRGRGRGRGRGARGNGYMDYADGGWEDDHAPPAYAGNGYTRGRGRGFRGRGRRGGGYGAQPDYQQDGGYYDEAPVHAPPRAGRGRGRGRGRGPVRGRGRGGNVNGVMHATAVGA from the exons atggaTCGGTACCAGAGGGTGGAGAAGCCGAGGGAGGAGGCGCCCATCAAGGAGAACGAGATCCGCATCACCACGCAGGGGAGGATGCGCAACTACATCACCTACGCGACCACCTTGCTCCAG GATAAAGGTTCCGATGAAGTTGTATTCAAGGCAATGGGGAGGGCAATCAACAAAACTGTGATGATTGCAGAGCTGATCAAG AGAAGAATTGTTGGTCTCCACCAAAACACCACCACTGGATCTACTGATATCACTGATATGTGGGAGCCACTGGAGGAAGGCTTGCTCCC ACTTGAGACAACAAGGCATGTATCTATGATAACTATTACCCTTTCAAAGAAGGAGCTGGACACATCCTCCATCGG ATATCAATCTCCGTTGCCTGCTGATAAGGTTAAGCCTTTGGTTGAATACGAGAACGAAGAAG ATGCTCCCTCACCTGCTGGCCGAGGGAGAGGCCGTGGTGGTCGAGGTCGTGGAAGGGGAAGAGGCAGAGGCGCACGTG GAAATGGTTACATGGACTATGCTGATGGTGGATGGGAGGATGACCATGCTCCTCCTGCATATGCGGGCAACGGGTACACCCGTGGAAGAGGGCGTGGTTTTAGGGGCCGTGGCAGGAGAGGTGGCGGCTATGGAGCGCAACCTGATTATCAGCAAGATGGAGGATACTATGATGAGGCACCAGTTCACGCGCCGCCCCGAG CAGGCCGTGGTCGTGGTCGAGGCCGTGGGAGAGGCCCGGTCCGAGGTAGAGGACGCGGTGGCAACGTCAATGGCGTTATGCATGCTACTGCAGTTGGCGCCTAA
- the LOC127784557 gene encoding aspartyl protease family protein 1-like has product MVGGGGGVVVVRAVLLLLAAVAAAEALSLDVHHRYSAAVRRWAAAAAPPHGTAEYYAALAGHDGLRRRSLGVGGGGGGAEFAFADGNDTYRLNDFGFLHYAVVALGTPNVTFLVALDTGSDLFWVPCDCLKCAPLQSPNYGSLKFDVYSPAQSTTSRKVPCSSNLCDLQNACRSKSNSCPYSIQYLSDNTSSSGVLVEDVLYLTSDSAQSKIVTAPIMFGCGQVQTGSFLGSAAPNGLLGLGMDSKSVPSLLASKGLAANSFSMCFGDDGHGRINFGDTGSSDQKETPLNVYKQNPYYNITITGITVGSKSISTEFSAIVDSGTSFTALSDPMYTQITSSFDAQIRSSRNMLDSSMPFEFCYSVSANGIVHPNVSLTAKGGSIFPVNDPIITITDNAFNPVGYCLAIMKSEGVNLIGENFMSGLKVVFDRERMVLGWKNFNCYNFDESSRLPVNPSPSAVPPKPGLGPSSYTPEAAKGALPNGTQVNVMPSASSPLQPQSVFAAIVLLFLIVL; this is encoded by the exons atggttggtggtggtggtggtgtggtggtTGTTCgggctgtgctgctgctgctcgccgccgtggccgcggcggaggcgctgaGCCTGGACGTCCACCACCGGTACTCGGCGGCGGTGCGCCGgtgggcggccgccgccgcgccgccacacgGGACGGCCGAGTACTACGCCGCGCTTGCCGGCCACGACGGCCTGCGCCGCCGGtcgctcggcgtcggcggcggcggcggcggcgccgagttCGCCTTCGCCGACGGCAACGACACCTACCGCCTCAACGATTTCGGATT TTTGCATTACGCGGTGGTGGCGCTGGGGACACCGAACGTGACGTTCTTGGTGGCGCTCGACACCGGCAGCGACCTCTTCTGGGTGCCATGCGACTGCCTCAAGTGTGCTCCTCTCCAATCCCCCAACTACGGA AGCTTGAAGTTCGACGTGTATAGCCCTGCGCAATCGACTACTAGCCGGAAGGTCCCGTGCAGTAGCAACTTGTGTGATCTCCAAAATGCCTGCCGTTCTAAGAGTAACAGCTGCCCCTACAGTATCCAGTACTTGTCGGATAACACCTCATCCTCTGGGGTATTAGTGGAGGATGTCTTGTACTTGACATCTGACTCCGCGCAATCGAAAATCGTTACAGCTCCGATAATGTTCGG CTGTGGACAGGTTCAGACAGGATCGTTTCTAGGCAGTGCTGCGCCAAACGGTCTGCTTGGGCTTGGGATGGACAGCAAATCGGTTCCTAGCTTGCTAGCAAGCAAAGGACTTGCTGCTAATTCTTTCTCCATGTGCTTTGGCGATGACGGTCATGGTAGGATCAATTTTGGGGACACAGGAAGCTCGGATCAGAAGGAAACTCCATTGAATGTTTATAAACAGAA TCCATATTACAACATAACTATCACGGGAATTACGGTGGGAAGTAAATCGATCAGCACAGAGTTCAGTGCTATTGTTGACTCTGGCACGTCTTTCACGGCTCTGTCTGATCCAATGTATACTCAAATCACTAGCAGT TTTGATGCACAAATCCGTTCGAGCCGAAACATGCTTGACTCTTCCATGCCGTTTGAATTTTGCTACTCAGTAAG TGCCAACGGAATTGTTCATCCAAATGTAAGTCTGACAGCAAAAGGTGGAAGCATATTTCCTGTTAACGATCCAATAATTACCATAACGGACAATGCTTTT AATCCAGTTGGGTACTGCTTGGCTATTATGAAGAGTGAGGGTGTTAACTTAATAGGAG AGAATTTCATGTCTGGACTGAAGGTCGTCTTTGACCGAGAGAGAATGGTGTTGGGCTGGAAAAACTTCAACT GCTACAACTTCGACGAATCGAGCAGACTTCCGGTGAACCCCAGCCCTTCAGCTGTTCCTCCGAAACCCGGTCTTGGTCCGAGTAGCTACACCCCTGAAGCAGCCAAAGGAGCTTTGCCAAACGGCACCCAGGTCAATGTGATGCCTTCAGCAAGCTCACCGCTGCAACCGCAGAGCGTTTTCGCCGCCATTGTTCTCCTATTCCTCATCgttctctga
- the LOC127783500 gene encoding uncharacterized protein LOC127783500 isoform X2 — translation MARPRAPLLRRMLLLCAVAASCSYYLLVLHAQASVPPRYDGFAYGDAATAAWKDTILVEAFLDPLCPDSRDAWAPLRLAVDRYAPRVSLIVHPFPLPYHTNSFLACRALYIANKLNSSSTYPLLELFFKSQGKFYNAATSSLSSTVISGEMSKLAARVVGNSVSEFQSGFSDIRTDLAARVSFKYGCTRGVAGAPFFFVNGFLQPGGGSPIDYSTWVSILDPLAGQHGDRLEMFTSIR, via the exons ggcgaggccgagggcgccgctgctgcggcggatgctgctgctgtgcgCGGTGGCGGCCTCCTGCTCCTACTACCTCCTCGTCCTCCACGCGCAGGCCTCCGTGCCGCCGCGCTACGACGGGTTCGCCTACggggacgccgccaccgccgcctggaAGGACACCATCCTCGTCGAGGCCTTCCTCGACCCGCTCTGCCCCGACAGCCGCGACGCCTGGGCGCCCCTCAGGCTCGCCGTCGACCGCTACGCCCCCAGGGTCTCCCTCATCGTccaccccttccccctccc GTACCACACCAATTCATTCCTTGCCTGCCGTGCACTTTACATAGCTAACAAATTGAACTCATCATCGACCTATCCTTTGCTGGAGCTGTTCTTCAAGAGCCAG GGTAAGTTCTACAATGCCGCAACATCCTCACTATCGAGCACTGTTATAAGTGGCGAGATGTCAAAGCTGGCAGCACGGGTTGTCGGTAATTCGGTGTCTGAGTTCCAGTCAGGCTTCAGCGATATAAGGACTGACCTAGCAGCGAGGGTTTCCTTCAAG TATGGGTGCACGAGAGGAGTAGCCGGTGCACCGTTCTTCTTTGTGAACGGATTCCTTCAGCCTGGTGGTGGATCGCCTATTGACTACAGCACATGGGTCAGCATCCTGGATCCCCTCGCTGGGCAGCATGGCGATAGATTAGAGATGTTCACCTCTAT ACGCTAG
- the LOC127783500 gene encoding uncharacterized protein LOC127783500 isoform X1, with product MARPRAPLLRRMLLLCAVAASCSYYLLVLHAQASVPPRYDGFAYGDAATAAWKDTILVEAFLDPLCPDSRDAWAPLRLAVDRYAPRVSLIVHPFPLPYHTNSFLACRALYIANKLNSSSTYPLLELFFKSQGKFYNAATSSLSSTVISGEMSKLAARVVGNSVSEFQSGFSDIRTDLAARVSFKYGCTRGVAGAPFFFVNGFLQPGGGSPIDYSTWVSILDPLAGQHGDRLEMFTSIDEGRR from the exons ggcgaggccgagggcgccgctgctgcggcggatgctgctgctgtgcgCGGTGGCGGCCTCCTGCTCCTACTACCTCCTCGTCCTCCACGCGCAGGCCTCCGTGCCGCCGCGCTACGACGGGTTCGCCTACggggacgccgccaccgccgcctggaAGGACACCATCCTCGTCGAGGCCTTCCTCGACCCGCTCTGCCCCGACAGCCGCGACGCCTGGGCGCCCCTCAGGCTCGCCGTCGACCGCTACGCCCCCAGGGTCTCCCTCATCGTccaccccttccccctccc GTACCACACCAATTCATTCCTTGCCTGCCGTGCACTTTACATAGCTAACAAATTGAACTCATCATCGACCTATCCTTTGCTGGAGCTGTTCTTCAAGAGCCAG GGTAAGTTCTACAATGCCGCAACATCCTCACTATCGAGCACTGTTATAAGTGGCGAGATGTCAAAGCTGGCAGCACGGGTTGTCGGTAATTCGGTGTCTGAGTTCCAGTCAGGCTTCAGCGATATAAGGACTGACCTAGCAGCGAGGGTTTCCTTCAAG TATGGGTGCACGAGAGGAGTAGCCGGTGCACCGTTCTTCTTTGTGAACGGATTCCTTCAGCCTGGTGGTGGATCGCCTATTGACTACAGCACATGGGTCAGCATCCTGGATCCCCTCGCTGGGCAGCATGGCGATAGATTAGAGATGTTCACCTCTAT TGATGAGGGCAGACGCTAG